The Arachis hypogaea cultivar Tifrunner chromosome 19, arahy.Tifrunner.gnm2.J5K5, whole genome shotgun sequence genome has a window encoding:
- the LOC112775811 gene encoding OVARIAN TUMOR DOMAIN-containing deubiquitinating enzyme 9-like, whose translation MTAYDMDPDVVRWGLHNLLDVCTLSNNGSPSIITRYDLDLSSSVEYVREGFCQPSYVENDDEAVARAYQEELSQLQSLEASGMLKFGNDQARAAILAQDWHSYSDGSRNFGGNETCQNSNSEPYNIPEAENYDPSERENVMHDIDVYGSSSGSGEIPVISDDMWHTLEIMDESSLD comes from the exons ATGACAGCATATGACATGGATCCTGATGTTGTTCGCTGGGGCCTTCATAATCTCTTAGATGTTTGCACACTTTCCAATAATGGTTCTCCTAGTATCATAACTAGATATGATCTGGATTTAAGTAGCAGCGTAGAATATGTTAGAGAAGGCTTCTGTCAGCCTTCCTACgtggagaatgatgatgaagctGTTGCTCGTGCTTACCAGGAAGAATTATCACAACTTCAATCCTTGGAAGCTTCTGGGATGTTGAAATTCGGGAACGATCAAGCGCGGGCAGCCATACTTGCACAGGATTGGCATTCTTACTCAGATGGAAGCAGAAATTTTGGTG GCAATGAAACTTGCCAGAACTCTAACAGTGAGCCATACAACATTCCAGAAGCAGAGAATTATGATCCAAGTGAAAGGGAAAACGTTATGCATGACATTGATGTTTATGGTTCCTCTTCTGGGTCAGGAGAGATTCCAGTTATTAGTGATGATATGTGGCATACGTTGGAAATAATGGATGAGTCTTCTCTTGACTAG